From Sphingomonas hengshuiensis, one genomic window encodes:
- a CDS encoding ABC transporter permease, which produces MKALLSRCWGRAAIGLVAPVLFLVWWQSQALSGGAHALAFAPLESIGAGFVELAVQGTLVADMASTLSRSLSGLAIGGTLGIALGVAMAIFRPLDRALNPLLQAIRQVPLMGWLPLLGLWVGTGRGTELIVVSLSAFFPTLLNSFEGVAGVERRFVEVGQIYGFTPAQRFRLILLPAAMPLILTGLTQGLAFAWIASIASEILLGVGGGLGVTMQLAQTQQRLDIILVAILVTAALGFAINQVFLRLRRHLLRWQPPLR; this is translated from the coding sequence ATGAAGGCGCTGCTTTCGCGCTGTTGGGGCCGTGCCGCGATCGGGCTGGTCGCACCCGTCCTGTTCCTGGTCTGGTGGCAATCGCAAGCCCTGTCGGGGGGCGCGCACGCGCTGGCCTTTGCCCCGCTCGAATCGATCGGGGCCGGGTTCGTCGAGCTGGCGGTGCAGGGCACTCTGGTCGCCGACATGGCATCGACGCTCTCGCGCAGCCTGAGCGGGCTTGCGATCGGCGGCACGCTGGGGATCGCGCTGGGCGTCGCGATGGCGATCTTCCGCCCGCTCGACCGCGCGCTCAATCCGCTGCTCCAGGCGATCCGGCAGGTGCCGCTGATGGGCTGGCTGCCGCTGCTCGGACTGTGGGTCGGCACCGGACGGGGCACCGAGCTGATCGTGGTGAGCCTGTCGGCCTTCTTCCCGACATTGCTCAACAGCTTCGAAGGCGTCGCGGGCGTCGAGCGGCGCTTCGTCGAGGTGGGGCAAATCTATGGCTTCACCCCCGCGCAACGCTTCCGGCTGATCCTGTTGCCCGCGGCGATGCCGCTGATCCTCACCGGGCTGACCCAGGGGCTGGCCTTTGCGTGGATCGCGTCGATCGCGAGCGAGATCCTGCTGGGGGTCGGCGGCGGGCTGGGGGTGACGATGCAGCTCGCGCAGACCCAGCAGCGGCTCGACATCATCCTTGTCGCGATCCTGGTCACCGCCGCGCTCGGCTTCGCGATCAACCAAGTGTTCCTGCGCCTGCGTCGGCATTTGCTGCGCTGGCAACCGCCGCTGCGCTGA
- a CDS encoding cupin domain-containing protein, which yields MSERDDALRAMAAHRGLKLVTSRRRKPGGDFGLYGLKDAGGAAVLGIGEDGLTADADAVDAWLRDATRATWGESAETTPGAVKPKGAPKPKPQPKPKPKPKPRFKVQVGNLLTGLPAAKRAEAFTELLARPGVRAERIVSHGQSTPEDAPMVQDSDEWVLLLQGAAGLRIEDSDEVALHPGDALWIARGQRHWVTWTAKDRPSVWLAVHFE from the coding sequence TTGAGCGAACGCGACGACGCACTGCGCGCGATGGCGGCGCATCGCGGGTTGAAGCTGGTCACGTCGCGGCGGCGCAAGCCCGGCGGCGATTTCGGGCTGTATGGGTTGAAGGATGCGGGAGGCGCTGCGGTGTTGGGGATCGGCGAGGATGGCCTGACCGCGGATGCCGATGCGGTCGACGCCTGGCTGCGCGATGCGACGCGGGCGACCTGGGGCGAGTCGGCTGAGACGACGCCGGGTGCGGTGAAGCCCAAGGGGGCGCCGAAGCCGAAACCCCAACCCAAGCCCAAACCGAAACCAAAGCCGCGCTTCAAGGTGCAGGTCGGCAACCTCCTGACCGGGCTCCCCGCCGCCAAGCGTGCCGAGGCTTTCACCGAACTGCTCGCGCGGCCCGGCGTGCGAGCCGAGCGGATCGTGTCGCACGGCCAGTCGACCCCCGAGGATGCGCCGATGGTGCAGGATAGCGACGAGTGGGTGCTGCTGCTGCAGGGTGCTGCCGGGCTGCGGATCGAGGATTCGGACGAAGTGGCGCTACACCCCGGCGACGCGCTGTGGATCGCGCGCGGGCAGAGGCATTGGGTGACCTGGACCGCAAAGGACCGCCCGAGCGTCTGGCTGGCGGTGCATTTCGAGTGA
- a CDS encoding ABC transporter ATP-binding protein — protein MIHEKLPRPVANPVPAARGALTIRDLHKSFTIGGEPRAVLEGISLDIRPGEFVSIVGASGCGKSTLLRLIVGLDDDYRGEIRLDGERVSTTSLDRGIVFQDHRLFPWMTLAQNIELALLNTDVPKARRAAIVADHIALVNLTGFESAYPHQLSGGMAQRAAIARALVTEPKLLLLDEPLGALDALTRVRVQNELQRIWMAQRSTMLMVTHDVEEALYLGDRVVVMAPDPGRIRRIVEVDLPHPRDRSAPLLHRLKDEILAELTAAPGTPSNLVRLPGREVR, from the coding sequence ATGATCCACGAAAAACTCCCCCGCCCGGTCGCCAATCCGGTGCCCGCGGCACGCGGCGCGCTAACGATCCGCGACCTGCACAAGAGCTTCACGATCGGCGGCGAGCCGCGCGCGGTGCTGGAGGGGATCAGCCTCGACATCCGCCCCGGCGAGTTCGTCAGCATCGTCGGCGCCTCGGGCTGCGGCAAATCGACGCTGCTGCGGCTGATCGTCGGGCTCGATGACGACTATCGCGGCGAAATCCGGCTCGATGGCGAGCGCGTGTCCACCACCAGCCTCGACCGCGGCATCGTGTTCCAGGATCATCGCCTGTTCCCGTGGATGACGCTGGCGCAGAATATCGAACTGGCGCTGCTCAATACCGATGTGCCCAAGGCGCGGCGCGCGGCGATCGTCGCCGATCATATCGCGCTGGTGAACCTCACCGGCTTCGAATCGGCCTATCCGCACCAGTTGTCGGGCGGCATGGCGCAGCGCGCGGCGATCGCGCGGGCGCTGGTGACCGAACCCAAGCTGCTGCTGCTCGACGAGCCGCTCGGCGCGCTCGACGCCCTCACGCGCGTCCGCGTCCAGAACGAGCTGCAGCGCATCTGGATGGCGCAGCGCTCGACGATGCTGATGGTGACGCATGATGTCGAGGAGGCGCTGTATCTCGGCGACCGCGTGGTCGTGATGGCGCCCGATCCCGGGCGGATCCGGCGGATCGTCGAGGTCGACCTGCCGCACCCGCGCGACCGCTCGGCGCCGCTGCTCCACCGGCTGAAGGATGAGATCCTCGCCGAACTTACCGCCGCGCCGGGAACGCCGTCGAACCTGGTCCGGCTGCCCGGGCGGGAGGTGCGCTGA
- a CDS encoding EF-hand domain-containing protein: protein MRLLPLLAAIVATPAAAQTVPVPPVVATPPRPQPAANIIVEPVAMMIAAFDADGDARVTRGEFDAGLRRSFDSIDTRRTGSLGYIAFSDWAERWLGDRNTLPSPFETDRDGDNRITFDELSDRFAMFFARFDTDKDGVLVRRELVTIRPQMFQPESRKGKRGRAPGN, encoded by the coding sequence ATGCGCCTGTTGCCCCTGCTCGCCGCGATCGTCGCGACGCCCGCCGCCGCGCAGACCGTGCCCGTCCCGCCGGTCGTCGCCACCCCGCCCCGGCCCCAGCCTGCGGCGAACATCATCGTCGAGCCGGTGGCGATGATGATCGCGGCGTTCGATGCCGATGGCGATGCCCGGGTGACGCGCGGGGAATTCGACGCGGGGCTGCGCCGCAGCTTCGATTCGATCGACACGCGGCGCACCGGTTCGCTCGGCTATATCGCCTTTTCGGACTGGGCGGAGCGCTGGCTGGGCGACCGCAACACGCTGCCCAGCCCGTTCGAAACCGATCGCGACGGCGACAATCGGATCACCTTCGACGAGCTGTCCGATCGTTTCGCGATGTTCTTCGCGCGGTTCGATACCGACAAGGACGGGGTGCTCGTCCGCCGCGAACTGGTGACGATCCGCCCGCAGATGTTCCAGCCCGAATCGCGCAAGGGCAAGCGCGGGCGCGCGCCGGGCAATTGA
- a CDS encoding sigma-54 interaction domain-containing protein translates to MVAVSRTENAESIEIGLAAHKQPGGRPVLAFDSDKHHSVGPRARAFVFSDPQSRALIPLIEKTAPSEANILVIGETGTGKELVARYVHSLSDRAQGAFIAVNCGAFSESLIEGELFGTEKGAYTGAHLARPGWFEAANGGTLFLDEIGEMPLSLQVKLLRVLQEREVVRLGSRTPIPLDVRVIAATNVDLHRSVANGLFRPDLYYRLQVVTLPLLPLRERRADILPLARHFLQVYGDKIQPRRLELGPAAEEALYRHDWPGNIRELENAIFRATLVCQDGMIQVPDLGLSGMAYGAPALAPLDPEGAVLEDIVRPLVDTLLRGEHDAMLDRLVGAVVTETFNRCASNQIKTAAALGVTRNVVRTHLKNFGLI, encoded by the coding sequence ATGGTCGCAGTGTCGCGTACCGAAAACGCCGAGAGTATCGAGATCGGCCTGGCGGCGCACAAGCAGCCGGGCGGGCGGCCGGTGCTTGCATTCGATTCGGACAAGCATCATTCGGTGGGGCCGCGCGCGCGCGCGTTCGTCTTTTCCGATCCGCAGTCGCGCGCGCTCATCCCGCTCATTGAAAAGACCGCGCCGAGCGAAGCCAATATCCTCGTTATCGGCGAGACCGGCACCGGCAAGGAGCTGGTCGCGCGCTATGTCCACTCGCTCAGCGACCGCGCGCAGGGCGCGTTCATCGCGGTGAATTGCGGCGCCTTTTCCGAATCGCTGATCGAGGGCGAGCTGTTCGGCACGGAGAAGGGCGCCTATACCGGCGCGCATTTGGCCCGCCCCGGCTGGTTCGAGGCGGCCAATGGCGGAACGCTGTTCCTCGACGAGATCGGCGAGATGCCGCTGTCGCTCCAGGTCAAGCTGCTGCGCGTGCTTCAGGAACGCGAAGTCGTCCGCCTCGGCTCGCGCACGCCGATCCCGCTCGACGTGCGGGTGATCGCCGCGACCAATGTCGACTTGCATCGCTCGGTCGCCAACGGGCTGTTCCGCCCGGACCTTTATTACCGGCTCCAGGTCGTGACGCTGCCGTTGCTGCCGCTGCGCGAGCGCCGCGCCGACATCCTGCCGCTCGCGCGCCATTTCCTCCAGGTCTATGGCGACAAGATCCAGCCGCGCCGGCTCGAACTCGGCCCCGCCGCGGAAGAGGCGCTGTACCGCCACGACTGGCCGGGCAACATCCGCGAACTGGAGAACGCGATCTTCCGCGCCACTCTGGTCTGCCAGGACGGGATGATCCAGGTGCCGGACCTCGGGCTGTCGGGCATGGCCTATGGCGCGCCCGCGCTCGCGCCGCTCGATCCGGAGGGTGCCGTGCTGGAGGACATCGTCCGCCCGCTGGTCGATACGCTGCTCCGGGGCGAACATGACGCGATGCTCGATCGGCTGGTCGGCGCAGTCGTCACCGAGACGTTCAACCGCTGCGCGTCGAACCAGATCAAGACCGCGGCCGCGCTGGGCGTCACGCGCAACGTCGTGCGCACGCACCTCAAGAATTTCGGCCTGATCTGA
- a CDS encoding ABC transporter substrate-binding protein encodes MTTPDPTLDELWFTRCPVPTATGIAYKLGWLTEEFAPDGITVRTLQESGSELGRHHYDHRLPTLIREGGNMLSIAARAQGEPTRLIGLTWIEESQRILTRPDTGIRNAGDLKGRRLALPGWSHNDIPSHVRGTSIARGMSLAGYKGALASAGLSLDDVDLVEVPDRLRNIGGSGRDLGPRRSGLGRLWPIDALVSGHVDAIYVKGASALDGAREAGLVVAVDLDALPDPRFRVNNGTPRPITVHQHLLDAHFDVLVRFLAVTLRAADWVKAEPDKLRAILEFETDASPEAVDQAYRHLHEGLHPTLDADRLALFEQQKKFLFTHGFLDADFALADWVDPRPLEAARALNARRNAPLVLA; translated from the coding sequence ATGACGACACCCGATCCGACCCTCGACGAACTCTGGTTCACGCGCTGCCCGGTCCCGACCGCCACGGGGATCGCGTACAAGCTCGGCTGGCTGACAGAGGAATTCGCCCCCGATGGCATCACCGTCCGCACCTTGCAGGAATCGGGCTCGGAGCTGGGCCGCCATCACTATGACCACCGCCTGCCGACGCTGATCCGCGAAGGGGGCAACATGCTCTCGATCGCCGCGCGCGCGCAGGGCGAGCCAACCCGGCTGATCGGGCTGACCTGGATCGAGGAGAGCCAGCGCATCCTCACCCGCCCCGACACCGGCATCCGCAACGCCGGCGACCTCAAGGGCCGCCGCCTCGCGCTGCCGGGCTGGTCGCACAACGACATCCCCAGCCATGTCCGCGGCACCAGCATCGCGCGCGGCATGTCGCTGGCGGGGTATAAGGGCGCCCTTGCCTCTGCCGGACTCAGCCTCGACGATGTCGATCTGGTCGAAGTGCCCGACCGGCTGCGCAACATCGGCGGCAGCGGGCGCGATCTCGGCCCGCGCCGCTCGGGGCTCGGGCGGTTGTGGCCGATCGATGCGCTCGTCTCGGGCCATGTCGACGCGATCTACGTCAAGGGCGCCTCGGCGCTCGACGGTGCGCGCGAGGCCGGGCTTGTCGTCGCGGTCGACCTCGACGCGCTGCCCGATCCGCGCTTCCGCGTAAACAACGGCACGCCGCGCCCGATCACCGTCCACCAGCATCTGCTCGACGCGCATTTCGACGTGCTCGTGCGCTTCCTCGCGGTGACGCTGCGCGCCGCGGACTGGGTGAAGGCCGAGCCCGACAAGCTCCGCGCGATCCTCGAGTTCGAGACCGACGCGAGCCCGGAGGCCGTCGACCAGGCCTATCGCCACCTCCACGAAGGGCTCCACCCGACGCTCGACGCCGATCGGCTCGCTTTGTTCGAGCAGCAGAAGAAATTCCTCTTCACCCACGGCTTTCTCGATGCCGATTTCGCGCTCGCCGACTGGGTCGACCCGCGCCCCCTCGAAGCCGCGCGTGCGCTCAACGCGCGTCGCAACGCCCCCCTTGTACTCGCCTGA
- the tgt gene encoding tRNA guanosine(34) transglycosylase Tgt — MSTRFQFTIHATDGKARLGSIAMQRGEIRTPAFMPVGTAATVKAMKPQDVRASGADILLGNTYHLMLRPTAERVHRLGGLHKFMGWDRPILTDSGGYQVMSLSELTKRSEEGVAFASHLDGSRHLMSPERSMEIQRLLGSDIVMAFDELVPTTATRDVQAKAMERSMRWAKRSRAGFDSGEAHAARAALFGIQQGALDQDLRKSSADALKDIGFDGYAVGGLAVGEGQEAMFGVLDYAPGQLDAAKPRYLMGVGKPDDIVGAVERGIDMFDCVLPTRSGRTGQAFTRSGPINIRNAQFAEDQGPLDPACACPVCATSSRAYLHHLVRAGEILGAMLMTEHNLYFYQALMADLRGAIGDGRLTAFADDFRARYVRQKLA; from the coding sequence ATGTCCACCCGTTTCCAGTTCACGATCCACGCCACCGACGGCAAGGCCCGTCTGGGCAGCATTGCCATGCAGCGCGGCGAGATCCGCACCCCCGCCTTCATGCCCGTCGGCACCGCCGCCACCGTGAAAGCCATGAAGCCGCAGGATGTGCGCGCATCGGGCGCCGACATCCTGCTCGGCAACACCTATCATTTGATGCTGCGCCCCACCGCAGAGCGCGTCCACCGGCTGGGCGGGTTGCACAAGTTCATGGGCTGGGACCGCCCGATCCTCACCGATTCGGGCGGCTATCAGGTGATGAGCCTGTCCGAACTCACCAAGCGCAGCGAAGAGGGCGTCGCCTTCGCCTCGCATCTCGACGGCTCGCGCCACCTGATGAGCCCCGAACGCTCGATGGAGATCCAGCGGCTGCTCGGCTCGGACATCGTCATGGCGTTCGACGAGCTGGTCCCCACCACCGCCACCCGCGACGTGCAGGCAAAGGCGATGGAGCGATCGATGCGCTGGGCGAAGCGCAGCCGCGCGGGCTTCGATTCGGGGGAGGCGCATGCCGCGCGCGCCGCGCTGTTCGGCATCCAGCAGGGCGCGCTTGACCAGGATCTGCGCAAGTCCTCCGCCGATGCGCTGAAGGACATCGGCTTCGACGGCTATGCCGTCGGCGGCCTCGCGGTCGGCGAGGGGCAGGAGGCGATGTTCGGCGTGCTCGACTATGCGCCGGGCCAGCTCGACGCCGCCAAGCCGCGCTATCTGATGGGCGTCGGCAAGCCCGACGACATTGTCGGCGCGGTCGAGCGCGGGATCGACATGTTCGATTGCGTCCTCCCCACCCGTTCGGGCCGCACCGGCCAGGCTTTCACCCGCTCCGGCCCGATCAACATCCGCAACGCGCAGTTCGCCGAGGATCAGGGGCCGCTCGACCCGGCCTGCGCCTGCCCGGTCTGCGCGACGTCGAGCCGCGCCTATCTCCACCACCTCGTCCGCGCAGGCGAGATTTTGGGGGCGATGCTGATGACCGAGCATAATCTCTATTTCTACCAGGCGCTGATGGCCGATCTGCGCGGCGCCATCGGGGACGGACGCCTCACCGCGTTCGCCGATGATTTCCGCGCGCGCTATGTTCGGCAAAAATTAGCTTAA
- a CDS encoding ABC transporter permease — MASIALRAPAPLPARRQSPLASLLAPIALLGLWQLASVSGVFPPQVLVPPSEVGATLWSLAQTGELQRHVADSMTRLALGFAIGAVAGLAFGAAIALSRIAEALFAPFFFAVWQVPVIAFVPMLVIFLGIDEQFKIVIVILAAFFPVALAAFDAIRSVPRAWFEVARVYRTRLPDLIWRILVPATLPAVVTGLRVALTRAWVVLIAAELLAADSGIGQMMEMGRQMFRIDVVLAGVVVSGVIGFALDRGAKAIERRASRWRAA, encoded by the coding sequence ATGGCGAGCATAGCCCTTCGCGCCCCGGCGCCGCTCCCCGCGCGCCGGCAATCGCCGCTGGCGTCGCTGCTCGCGCCGATCGCGCTGCTCGGCCTGTGGCAGCTTGCCAGCGTCAGCGGGGTGTTTCCGCCGCAGGTGCTGGTGCCGCCGAGCGAAGTCGGGGCGACGCTCTGGTCGCTGGCACAGACGGGCGAGTTGCAGCGCCATGTCGCGGACAGCATGACGCGGCTTGCACTAGGCTTTGCGATCGGGGCAGTGGCGGGGCTGGCCTTTGGCGCGGCGATCGCCTTGTCGCGCATCGCCGAGGCGCTGTTCGCGCCGTTCTTCTTCGCGGTGTGGCAGGTTCCGGTGATCGCGTTCGTACCGATGCTGGTGATCTTCCTCGGCATCGACGAGCAGTTCAAGATCGTGATCGTCATCCTCGCGGCGTTCTTCCCGGTGGCGCTCGCCGCGTTCGACGCGATCCGCAGCGTCCCCCGCGCCTGGTTCGAAGTCGCGCGCGTCTATCGCACCCGGCTGCCCGACCTGATCTGGCGGATCCTCGTCCCCGCGACGCTGCCTGCCGTCGTCACCGGGCTGCGGGTGGCGCTGACGCGCGCCTGGGTGGTGCTGATCGCCGCCGAACTGCTCGCGGCGGACAGCGGCATCGGCCAGATGATGGAGATGGGGCGTCAGATGTTTCGCATCGACGTGGTGCTCGCCGGGGTGGTGGTCAGCGGGGTGATCGGGTTCGCGCTCGATCGTGGTGCCAAGGCCATCGAGCGCCGCGCATCGCGCTGGAGGGCGGCATGA
- a CDS encoding class II aldolase/adducin family protein produces the protein MSDHPGLSPETIAFIAAQEQDARRAFRLLRETRTISASGTLFLAVRIPGEDKIITFNYLGLWADDPDQPQTAVIDFQGNSYWHNKPGGAARYAKLFRTHAGVQAISHVHTPHLGAYSQAHAKLPLLYVPNRRFRFSSELPVYINRRQPEVDFIVDSIEADREVPGIVEANGGATVWSWKGLRDLVNNIVLLEEGAQFQILAAALGGSQPFGPGVLEQQWKMGKLVPPDASVSDDGTIHYATAAAAE, from the coding sequence ATGTCCGACCATCCCGGCCTTTCGCCCGAAACCATCGCCTTCATCGCCGCGCAGGAACAGGATGCCCGCCGCGCCTTCCGCCTGCTGCGCGAAACCCGCACGATCTCGGCCAGCGGGACGCTGTTCCTGGCCGTGCGCATCCCCGGCGAAGACAAGATCATCACCTTCAATTACCTCGGCCTGTGGGCCGACGATCCAGATCAGCCGCAGACCGCGGTGATCGATTTCCAGGGCAACAGCTATTGGCACAACAAGCCCGGCGGCGCCGCGCGCTATGCCAAGCTGTTCCGCACGCATGCCGGCGTCCAGGCGATCAGCCACGTCCACACCCCGCATCTGGGCGCCTATTCGCAGGCGCACGCCAAGCTGCCGCTGCTCTACGTCCCCAACCGCCGCTTCCGCTTCAGCAGCGAGCTGCCGGTCTATATCAACCGCCGCCAGCCCGAGGTCGATTTCATCGTCGATTCGATCGAGGCCGATCGCGAAGTCCCCGGCATCGTCGAGGCGAATGGCGGCGCGACGGTGTGGAGCTGGAAGGGTCTGCGCGATCTGGTGAACAATATCGTGCTGCTGGAGGAAGGCGCACAGTTCCAGATCCTCGCCGCCGCGCTCGGCGGGTCGCAGCCGTTCGGGCCGGGCGTGCTCGAACAGCAATGGAAGATGGGCAAGCTCGTCCCCCCCGATGCCAGCGTCTCCGACGACGGCACCATCCATTACGCCACCGCCGCCGCAGCGGAATGA
- a CDS encoding ABC transporter substrate-binding protein: MAIPRPKSILTWAIGAAALIAVVALLAFPFRGGGAASAPKTVTIAGIAYPFEGKQAFNGLTGVVIREGWLKAELAKRGVALAFTPVPTAVGGPLINEGFSGKRIDFASYGDFPAIIAISGGVPLRLVTPVGQGQHSYLVVRNGLAANSIAELKGKRIALHRGRPWELPFSKLLDASGLKQSDFKIVNINPAATPAALASGSIDAAFLLSDGLLLEQKGAGRVIWSTKQAPADWRMRAELFGRGDFVDANPELTQLVVDAYVRAAAWSAQDANRDRVIKDSSRGSMPVEIIARDYANDGIPWRERFSPTFTRDVIAHYRSVADYAFARGLVRNKIDVDALIDQRFVAPALRDARLEGFWSPTTPVQAQASAAKAS, encoded by the coding sequence GTGGCGATCCCAAGACCCAAATCGATCCTGACCTGGGCCATCGGCGCGGCCGCGCTGATTGCGGTGGTGGCGCTGCTGGCCTTTCCATTCCGCGGGGGCGGGGCGGCGTCCGCGCCGAAGACCGTGACGATCGCGGGCATCGCCTATCCCTTCGAGGGCAAACAGGCGTTTAACGGCCTGACCGGCGTGGTCATCCGCGAGGGCTGGCTCAAGGCCGAACTGGCGAAGCGCGGCGTGGCGCTCGCCTTCACCCCTGTTCCGACTGCCGTCGGCGGCCCGCTGATCAACGAAGGATTTTCGGGAAAGCGTATCGACTTCGCGTCCTATGGCGATTTCCCCGCGATCATCGCGATTTCGGGCGGCGTCCCGCTGCGGCTGGTGACGCCGGTGGGGCAGGGGCAGCACAGCTATCTGGTGGTTCGCAACGGCCTGGCCGCCAACAGTATCGCCGAGCTGAAGGGCAAGCGGATCGCGCTGCATCGCGGGCGGCCCTGGGAACTGCCCTTCTCCAAGCTGCTCGACGCCAGCGGGCTCAAGCAAAGCGACTTCAAGATCGTCAACATCAACCCCGCGGCGACCCCCGCGGCGCTCGCGTCGGGCAGCATCGATGCCGCCTTCCTGCTCTCCGACGGGCTGCTGCTCGAGCAAAAGGGCGCGGGCCGGGTGATCTGGTCGACCAAGCAGGCGCCCGCCGACTGGCGGATGCGCGCCGAATTGTTCGGGCGCGGCGATTTCGTCGATGCCAATCCCGAGCTGACGCAATTGGTGGTCGACGCCTATGTCCGCGCCGCCGCCTGGTCCGCGCAGGACGCCAATCGCGATCGCGTGATCAAGGACTCGTCGCGCGGGTCGATGCCGGTCGAAATCATCGCCCGCGATTATGCCAATGACGGCATCCCGTGGCGCGAGCGCTTCTCGCCGACCTTCACGCGTGACGTGATCGCGCATTATCGCTCGGTCGCCGACTATGCCTTTGCGCGCGGGCTGGTCCGCAACAAGATCGATGTCGACGCGCTGATCGACCAAAGGTTCGTGGCGCCGGCATTGCGCGATGCCCGGCTCGAGGGATTCTGGAGCCCAACCACGCCCGTCCAGGCGCAGGCCAGCGCGGCCAAGGCATCCTGA
- a CDS encoding HAD hydrolase-like protein, producing the protein MIESPGGAQGEPIRLVIFDFDGTLSDSGDWFLSVIDELAARYRFRTVTPEEVPALRHRSSREVIEYLGIPRWKLPLIARYLRRMIGRNAHQIELFPGTPDLLGQLADMGVRIALVTSNSEANARKILGPAHAARIECFCCGSSLFGKAPKFRRVLRRMRIPAAQTLAIGDETRDIDAAREVGMRAGSVLWGYASEEALTAMKPDTKFRTPQDILDFVARHR; encoded by the coding sequence ATGATTGAGTCGCCCGGGGGGGCACAGGGCGAACCCATCCGGCTCGTGATCTTCGATTTCGACGGCACGCTATCGGACAGCGGCGACTGGTTCCTGTCGGTGATCGACGAGCTTGCCGCGCGCTATCGTTTCCGCACCGTCACGCCCGAGGAAGTGCCAGCGCTGCGCCATCGCAGCTCGCGCGAAGTGATCGAGTATCTCGGCATCCCGCGCTGGAAACTGCCGCTGATCGCGCGTTATCTCCGCCGGATGATCGGTCGCAACGCGCACCAGATCGAGCTGTTTCCCGGCACCCCCGACCTGCTCGGGCAGCTCGCCGACATGGGCGTGCGAATCGCGCTGGTCACGTCCAATTCCGAGGCGAATGCGCGGAAAATCCTGGGGCCGGCGCATGCCGCGCGGATCGAGTGTTTCTGCTGCGGCTCGTCGCTGTTCGGCAAGGCGCCCAAATTCCGCCGGGTGCTGCGCCGAATGCGTATCCCTGCCGCACAGACGCTGGCGATCGGCGACGAGACCCGCGACATCGACGCCGCCCGCGAAGTCGGGATGCGCGCCGGATCGGTGCTATGGGGCTATGCCAGCGAAGAGGCGCTGACCGCGATGAAGCCCGATACCAAGTTCCGCACTCCGCAGGACATATTGGATTTCGTCGCGCGCCACCGCTGA
- a CDS encoding cation diffusion facilitator family transporter yields MASDHDHAHHHHSHAPADFGRAFALGTALNLAFVVIEGGAGLWTDSVALLADAGHNLSDVLGLLVAWAGAELAKRPASKRFTYGYRGSSILAALANAVLLLVAVGGIAWEAVQRFAAPPSIDAVPVMAVAAVGIVVNLGTALLFARGRKGDINIRGAFLHMAADAAVSAGVVIGAGLILITGAGWIDPAISLVIVVVVLWSTWGLLRESLVMVLQAVPARIDVDSVRSALGALPGVARVHDLHIWPMSTTEAALTAHLVMPAGHPGDAFLRDLQHRLAHDFEIDHITVQIELGEGAECRLHGDHAHD; encoded by the coding sequence ATGGCTTCCGATCACGATCACGCGCACCACCACCACAGCCATGCCCCCGCCGATTTCGGCAGGGCCTTTGCGCTGGGAACCGCCCTCAACCTCGCCTTTGTCGTGATCGAGGGGGGCGCGGGGCTGTGGACCGATTCGGTCGCGCTGCTCGCCGATGCCGGGCATAATCTGTCCGACGTGCTCGGGCTGCTCGTCGCCTGGGCCGGGGCGGAACTGGCCAAGCGGCCGGCGTCGAAGCGCTTCACTTATGGCTATCGCGGCAGTTCGATCCTCGCCGCGCTGGCGAACGCGGTGCTGTTGCTCGTGGCGGTCGGCGGCATCGCATGGGAAGCGGTACAACGCTTCGCCGCACCGCCATCGATCGACGCCGTCCCGGTGATGGCGGTCGCGGCGGTCGGCATCGTCGTCAATCTCGGCACCGCGCTGCTGTTCGCGCGCGGGCGCAAGGGCGACATCAACATTCGCGGCGCGTTCCTCCACATGGCGGCGGATGCAGCGGTCTCCGCCGGAGTCGTGATCGGCGCGGGGCTGATCCTCATCACCGGGGCGGGCTGGATCGATCCGGCGATCAGCCTGGTGATCGTGGTCGTCGTGCTGTGGAGCACCTGGGGGCTGCTGCGCGAATCGCTGGTGATGGTGCTCCAGGCGGTGCCCGCGCGGATCGATGTCGATTCGGTGCGCAGTGCGCTGGGCGCGCTGCCCGGCGTGGCGCGGGTCCATGATCTCCACATCTGGCCGATGAGCACGACCGAAGCCGCGCTGACCGCGCATCTGGTGATGCCCGCGGGCCACCCCGGCGACGCATTCCTGCGCGACCTTCAGCATCGGCTGGCGCATGATTTCGAGATCGACCATATCACGGTCCAGATCGAACTCGGCGAGGGCGCCGAATGTCGTCTGCATGGGGACCATGCGCATGATTGA